From one Streptomyces spiramyceticus genomic stretch:
- a CDS encoding DUF1906 domain-containing protein, which produces MYQHICLQKHLQRILGLALAVVAAIGLLAMPQEAGAQASPVQSPPSPAQASGAPSGVGAGPAAGRIVNYRGRMFDTCLAPPLATMRAWRKSPYRAVGVYYAGRGRACRKQPHLSKRWVETVNEMGWRVLPIFVGSQSPCVQARNKRRVRIGRAPWRQGRKEGRDAVRSARALGMHTGSALYLDVEAYNAGNLRCARTTLDFVRGWNREVRRHHYVPGFYSSAESGVRHMERARKAGAGDLPSVMWFARWQAKPSLYGEPTLSRHAWAPHRRIHQYAGNVREKHGGRLLKIDRNKADAPAARIAP; this is translated from the coding sequence ATGTACCAACACATCTGCCTACAAAAGCATCTGCAGAGAATCCTCGGACTCGCACTCGCCGTGGTCGCCGCGATCGGACTGCTGGCCATGCCGCAAGAGGCCGGGGCGCAAGCGTCACCGGTGCAGTCCCCGCCGTCGCCGGCACAGGCATCGGGGGCGCCATCGGGGGTGGGGGCAGGACCGGCCGCCGGCCGCATCGTGAACTACCGCGGCCGGATGTTCGACACCTGCCTCGCGCCGCCCCTCGCCACCATGCGTGCCTGGCGCAAGTCCCCGTACCGGGCCGTCGGCGTGTACTACGCGGGACGCGGCCGGGCCTGCCGTAAACAGCCGCACCTCAGCAAGCGCTGGGTGGAAACCGTGAACGAGATGGGCTGGCGGGTGCTGCCGATCTTCGTCGGCTCGCAGTCGCCCTGCGTGCAGGCCAGGAACAAGCGACGCGTACGGATCGGCCGTGCGCCCTGGCGCCAGGGCAGGAAGGAGGGACGGGACGCGGTCCGCAGCGCGCGGGCGCTCGGCATGCACACCGGCAGCGCGCTCTACCTCGACGTGGAGGCGTACAACGCGGGGAACCTCCGCTGCGCCCGCACCACGCTCGACTTCGTCCGCGGCTGGAACCGCGAAGTGCGCCGGCACCACTACGTCCCCGGCTTCTACAGCAGCGCGGAGTCCGGGGTGCGGCACATGGAGCGCGCCCGCAAGGCGGGGGCCGGGGACCTGCCGTCGGTCATGTGGTTCGCCCGCTGGCAGGCGAAGCCCTCCCTGTACGGCGAGCCCACCCTCTCCAGGCACGCATGGGCCCCCCACCGCCGCATCCATCAGTACGCGGGCAATGTGAGGGAGAAGCACGGAGGCCGCCTCCTGAAGATCGACCGCAACAAGGCCGACGCCCCCGCCGCCCGAATCGCCCCCTGA
- a CDS encoding lipid-transfer protein: MSVRRADTLGGKAAIAGIGATEFSKDSGRSELKLAVEAVQAAIDDAGLTPADVDGMVTFTMDTSPEITVAQAAGIGELSFFSRIHYGGGAACATVQQAALAVASGVAEVVVCYRAFNERSGRRFGSGVQHREPSAEGAALGWALPFGLLTPASWVAMAAQRYLHTYNLTPDAFGHVAVTDRRHAARNPAAYFYERPITLADHAASRWIVEPLRLLDCCQETDGGQAIVVTSAERARDLRRPPTVIVAAAQGAGRGQEQMTSFYRDDLTGLPEMDVVARQLWQTSGLCPADIDVGILYDHFTPFVLMQLEEFGFCGPGEAADFVAEDALPLNTHGGQLGEAYLHGMNGIAEAVRQLRGTSVNQIPGAGRALVTAGTGVPTSGLILGADG, encoded by the coding sequence GTGAGCGTACGCAGAGCCGACACGCTCGGTGGGAAGGCGGCGATCGCAGGCATCGGGGCGACCGAGTTCTCGAAGGACTCCGGGCGCAGCGAGCTGAAGCTGGCTGTCGAAGCCGTGCAGGCGGCCATCGACGACGCCGGGCTCACCCCCGCCGATGTCGACGGCATGGTCACTTTCACCATGGACACCAGTCCCGAGATCACCGTGGCCCAGGCGGCAGGCATCGGCGAGCTGTCGTTCTTCTCCCGCATCCACTACGGCGGCGGGGCGGCCTGCGCCACCGTTCAGCAGGCCGCCCTCGCCGTGGCGAGCGGGGTGGCCGAGGTCGTCGTCTGCTACCGGGCGTTCAACGAACGATCCGGCCGCCGCTTTGGCTCGGGAGTGCAGCATCGGGAGCCCTCGGCCGAAGGCGCGGCACTCGGCTGGGCGCTGCCGTTCGGGCTGCTCACCCCCGCCTCCTGGGTCGCCATGGCCGCCCAGCGCTATCTCCATACGTACAACCTGACGCCCGACGCCTTCGGCCATGTCGCCGTCACCGACCGCCGCCATGCCGCCCGTAACCCCGCGGCGTACTTCTACGAGAGGCCCATCACCCTCGCCGACCATGCCGCCTCGCGCTGGATCGTCGAACCGCTGCGGCTCCTCGACTGCTGCCAGGAGACCGACGGAGGGCAGGCGATCGTCGTGACCTCCGCCGAGCGGGCCAGAGACCTGCGCCGGCCGCCGACGGTGATCGTCGCCGCCGCACAGGGGGCCGGCCGTGGGCAGGAGCAGATGACCAGTTTCTACCGCGACGACCTGACCGGCCTGCCCGAGATGGACGTGGTCGCCCGTCAGCTCTGGCAGACCTCGGGACTGTGCCCGGCCGACATCGACGTGGGCATCCTCTACGACCACTTCACGCCCTTCGTGCTGATGCAGCTGGAGGAGTTCGGTTTCTGCGGGCCGGGCGAGGCCGCCGACTTCGTGGCGGAGGACGCTCTGCCGCTGAATACGCACGGCGGCCAGCTCGGCGAGGCGTACCTGCACGGCATGAACGGCATCGCGGAGGCGGTCAGGCAGCTGCGCGGCACGTCGGTGAATCAGATACCGGGCGCGGGCCGAGCTTTGGTCACAGCAGGCACAGGCGTTCCCACGTCCGGGTTGATCCTTGGCGCGGATGGCTGA
- a CDS encoding MaoC family dehydratase — MKVGHELPPLEIPITRTLIVAGAVASRDYQDVHHDAEAAREKGSPDIFMNILTTNGLVGRYITDHFGPESRLRAVKIRLGAPNYPGDTMVLSGTVTALDDDGTAEVRVVGANGLGHHVTGKVTVKVDVNAAVREGAS, encoded by the coding sequence ATGAAGGTCGGTCACGAGCTGCCGCCGCTGGAGATTCCGATCACCCGCACGCTGATCGTCGCGGGCGCCGTCGCCTCCCGCGACTACCAGGACGTCCACCACGACGCCGAAGCCGCCCGGGAGAAGGGCTCCCCCGACATCTTCATGAACATCCTGACCACCAATGGCCTGGTCGGCCGCTACATCACCGACCATTTCGGACCCGAGTCCCGATTGCGCGCGGTGAAGATCCGCCTCGGGGCACCCAACTACCCGGGGGACACCATGGTGTTGAGCGGCACGGTGACTGCCCTCGACGACGACGGCACGGCCGAGGTGCGGGTCGTCGGAGCCAACGGTCTTGGGCATCACGTCACCGGCAAGGTGACCGTCAAGGTCGACGTCAATGCCGCTGTCCGGGAGGGGGCCTCGTGA
- a CDS encoding acyl-CoA dehydrogenase family protein: MDFTPTEEQRAAQELAAQIFGDLSTHERLSPKLSAPLEQGGRPSLMGTDGELWKAICAAGLIAAVEEIGLLGLVLLLEEQGRTTAQVPFAATCVYGLLAIAAHGNGEQRARLLPAIGDGTTVVTGAFPATGSIRSDASGAVSGTAPLVPWLRDATHVLVADADRALWLVPTADPAVTVEPVETTAPWSAGRLTLNGAPGECIGGDAAGGAYEHVLATSRTAFAGLQAGVCAGSLALAVEHTSTREQFGRPLSTNQGVLLRAADAYMDTEAIRVTAYEAAWRRDEGLPFATHALTAAWWASEAGQRVVHTGQHLHGGTGADLDHPVHRHFLWGRQLDAYLGSGSEVLAELGELIVGADRADQEDRVERVGQEEGPV; this comes from the coding sequence ATGGATTTCACGCCGACGGAGGAGCAGAGAGCGGCGCAGGAGCTGGCCGCACAGATCTTCGGGGACCTGTCGACGCACGAGCGGCTGTCCCCCAAGCTCTCGGCTCCGCTCGAGCAGGGGGGACGCCCATCACTCATGGGCACGGACGGCGAGCTGTGGAAGGCGATCTGCGCGGCCGGGCTGATCGCGGCGGTCGAGGAGATCGGCCTGCTCGGGCTGGTGCTGCTGCTGGAGGAGCAGGGGCGGACGACGGCGCAGGTGCCGTTCGCGGCGACGTGCGTGTACGGGCTGCTGGCGATCGCGGCGCACGGCAACGGGGAGCAGCGGGCGCGGCTGCTGCCTGCGATCGGCGACGGTACGACGGTCGTGACCGGAGCCTTCCCGGCCACCGGCTCGATACGGTCCGACGCGTCCGGGGCGGTGAGCGGCACGGCGCCGCTCGTGCCGTGGCTGCGCGACGCCACCCATGTGCTGGTTGCGGACGCAGACCGGGCGCTGTGGCTCGTACCGACGGCGGATCCGGCGGTGACGGTCGAGCCGGTGGAGACCACCGCGCCCTGGTCGGCCGGCCGGCTCACGCTGAACGGCGCTCCCGGTGAGTGCATCGGGGGCGACGCGGCCGGTGGAGCGTACGAGCACGTGCTGGCCACGAGCCGTACCGCCTTTGCCGGGCTGCAGGCGGGGGTGTGCGCCGGGTCCCTCGCGCTGGCCGTGGAACATACCTCGACGCGCGAGCAGTTCGGGCGTCCGCTCTCCACCAACCAGGGCGTGCTGCTGCGGGCGGCCGACGCGTACATGGACACGGAGGCGATACGCGTCACGGCGTACGAGGCGGCCTGGCGCCGCGACGAGGGCCTGCCCTTCGCAACGCACGCACTCACCGCGGCGTGGTGGGCGTCGGAGGCGGGGCAGCGCGTGGTGCATACCGGGCAGCATCTGCACGGCGGGACGGGAGCGGATCTGGATCACCCCGTCCATCGGCACTTTCTGTGGGGGCGGCAGCTCGACGCGTATCTGGGGAGTGGGAGTGAAGTGCTGGCCGAGTTGGGGGAGTTGATCGTCGGCGCAGATCGGGCTGATCAGGAAGATCGCGTAGAGCGAGTCGGACAGGAGGAGGGGCCGGTATGA
- a CDS encoding bifunctional MaoC family dehydratase N-terminal/OB-fold nucleic acid binding domain-containing protein, translating into MSADVHAKVSADVGAAGGAGASSGGDLFGLLKGFEGRPAATSGVGKDPVNEPMIRHWCEAMGDNSPAYSGPDAIAPPTMLQAWTMGGLSGHTGRSSAYDELFALLDGAGYTSVVATDCEQEYVRDLRPGDRITFDAVIESVSERKTTKLGTGHFVTTRMDVRADGEPAGTHRFRILKYAPAGKRPKGERPRPVINRDNAGFWDGVAGHRLLIQRCGGCGTLRFPWLPGCGACGSPEWDTVEASGAGTVFSYVVMHHPAFPAFAASDHAADAAGPYAVGLIELAEGVRIISNVVGVPYDKVRIGMPVQLEFLRVDKELELPVFRPDEHGGGGEG; encoded by the coding sequence ATGAGTGCGGATGTGCATGCAAAGGTGAGCGCCGACGTGGGCGCGGCCGGGGGCGCAGGAGCGAGCTCGGGAGGGGATCTGTTTGGGCTGCTCAAGGGGTTCGAGGGCCGGCCGGCCGCGACCTCGGGCGTCGGCAAGGACCCCGTCAACGAGCCGATGATCAGACACTGGTGCGAGGCGATGGGGGACAACAGCCCGGCGTATTCGGGCCCGGACGCGATCGCTCCTCCGACGATGCTCCAGGCCTGGACGATGGGCGGCCTTTCCGGGCATACGGGCAGGTCGTCGGCGTACGACGAACTGTTCGCGCTGCTGGACGGAGCGGGGTACACCTCGGTGGTCGCGACCGACTGCGAGCAGGAGTACGTACGGGATCTGCGGCCGGGTGACCGGATCACCTTCGACGCGGTGATCGAGTCGGTGTCGGAGCGCAAGACAACCAAGCTGGGGACGGGGCACTTCGTCACGACGCGGATGGATGTCCGCGCGGACGGGGAGCCGGCGGGGACGCACCGCTTCCGCATCCTCAAGTACGCGCCGGCGGGGAAGAGGCCCAAGGGCGAGCGGCCGAGGCCCGTGATCAACCGGGACAACGCCGGGTTCTGGGACGGGGTGGCCGGGCACAGGCTGCTGATACAGCGGTGCGGCGGCTGCGGGACGCTGCGGTTTCCCTGGCTGCCGGGGTGCGGGGCGTGCGGGTCACCGGAGTGGGACACGGTCGAGGCGAGCGGCGCGGGGACGGTCTTCTCGTACGTCGTCATGCACCACCCCGCCTTCCCGGCCTTCGCTGCGTCCGATCACGCCGCTGACGCGGCGGGTCCCTACGCGGTCGGGCTGATCGAGCTGGCGGAGGGCGTGCGGATCATCAGCAATGTGGTCGGGGTGCCGTACGACAAGGTGCGGATCGGTATGCCCGTACAGCTGGAATTCCTGCGCGTGGACAAGGAGTTGGAGCTGCCGGTCTTTCGCCCGGACGAGCATGGCGGAGGGGGTGAGGGCTGA
- a CDS encoding acyl-CoA dehydrogenase family protein: MHLAPTARQRQLRAELRSYFREVMKGEEAADPVGQRALLRRIGGDGMLGLGWPVAYGGQGRGADEQFVFFDEAYRAGAPVSMVTLNTVGPTLMKYGTPEQKDFFLPRILCGELVFAIGYTEPSAGTDLASLRTRAVRVSGGEGGEGDQWLIDGQKIFTSNAQNADWIWLACRTDPDAPKHKGISIVLVPTDAPGFSWTPIYTVGGLTTTATYYDGIRVPVTNLVGEENGGWGLITNQLNHERVALAAIGMQAEDCYDQARAYAATPDPATGERPADRPWVRARLAEAHARLAAVRLLNWRLVGDVGAGTLAPGDASGVKFMGTESAVAVYRICQEVAGEAGLVRSGSVGAFGDGELERMNRAAQINTFGGGVSEVQREIVATMRLGMRRGRR; encoded by the coding sequence GTGCATCTCGCCCCCACCGCGCGCCAGCGGCAGCTGCGTGCCGAACTCCGCTCGTACTTCCGCGAGGTGATGAAGGGCGAGGAGGCGGCGGATCCGGTCGGGCAGCGAGCGCTGCTGCGGCGGATCGGCGGCGACGGAATGCTCGGCCTCGGCTGGCCCGTCGCGTACGGCGGTCAGGGGCGCGGCGCCGACGAGCAGTTCGTCTTCTTCGACGAGGCGTACCGGGCGGGTGCGCCCGTCTCGATGGTCACACTCAACACGGTCGGGCCGACCCTCATGAAGTACGGGACGCCCGAGCAGAAGGACTTCTTCCTGCCGCGCATCCTGTGCGGCGAGCTCGTGTTCGCGATCGGCTACACGGAGCCGTCGGCCGGTACCGACCTCGCCTCGCTCCGTACGCGCGCTGTGCGCGTGAGCGGCGGCGAGGGCGGCGAGGGCGACCAGTGGCTGATCGACGGGCAGAAGATCTTCACCAGTAACGCCCAGAACGCGGACTGGATCTGGCTCGCCTGCCGTACGGACCCGGACGCCCCGAAACACAAGGGCATCTCGATCGTGCTGGTGCCGACGGACGCGCCGGGCTTCTCGTGGACGCCGATCTACACGGTGGGCGGGCTGACGACGACCGCCACGTACTACGACGGCATCCGGGTGCCCGTCACGAACCTGGTCGGTGAGGAGAACGGCGGCTGGGGGCTGATCACCAACCAGCTCAACCACGAGCGGGTGGCGCTCGCTGCGATCGGCATGCAGGCCGAGGACTGCTACGACCAGGCGCGGGCGTACGCCGCGACTCCCGACCCGGCGACGGGAGAACGGCCGGCGGACCGGCCGTGGGTGCGCGCGCGGCTGGCCGAGGCGCACGCCCGGCTGGCGGCGGTGCGGCTCCTGAACTGGCGGCTGGTCGGCGACGTGGGGGCGGGGACGCTCGCGCCGGGTGATGCAAGTGGCGTGAAATTTATGGGAACCGAATCGGCCGTCGCGGTGTATCGAATATGTCAGGAAGTTGCGGGCGAGGCCGGACTGGTCCGCTCCGGCTCCGTGGGGGCGTTCGGGGACGGGGAGTTGGAGCGGATGAACAGGGCCGCGCAGATCAACACCTTCGGGGGCGGGGTGAGCGAGGTGCAGCGGGAGATCGTGGCGACGATGCGGCTCGGGATGCGGAGGGGGCGTCGATGA
- a CDS encoding bifunctional DNA primase/polymerase, with protein MATSDRRTATLALAHALSAAERGLPVIPLSRTKLPALRSPHRGSSEPVLCRGECGMPGHGVHDATTDPAAVRALFGAAPWATGYGIACGRPPHHLIGIDLDTKWDTDATTALRHLALQHLFTIPDTVVVLTPSGGRHIWLTGPPETVVPNSVSRLAPGIDIRGTGGYLVGPGSLTTHGIYRTAPGTGHLAPAPCPSALLRLLAPPARPHTPTTRPTDHPGRGHGLVQFVLTAQEGQRNTRLFWAACRAYGNGMGASLADALTEAAVQAGLTEREARATIASAARLCTAS; from the coding sequence ATGGCCACCTCCGACCGGCGCACAGCCACCCTGGCCCTCGCCCACGCTCTCTCCGCCGCCGAACGCGGGCTCCCCGTCATCCCCCTGTCCCGCACCAAGCTCCCCGCCCTGCGTTCACCGCACAGGGGGTCCTCCGAGCCGGTCCTGTGCCGAGGCGAGTGCGGGATGCCAGGCCACGGCGTCCACGACGCCACGACCGACCCCGCCGCTGTCCGTGCTCTTTTCGGCGCCGCCCCCTGGGCCACCGGCTACGGCATCGCCTGCGGCCGCCCGCCGCACCACCTCATCGGCATCGACCTCGATACGAAATGGGACACCGACGCCACGACGGCCCTCAGGCACCTGGCCCTTCAGCACCTCTTCACGATCCCGGACACCGTGGTCGTCCTCACGCCCAGCGGCGGCCGCCACATCTGGCTCACAGGGCCGCCCGAAACCGTCGTCCCCAACTCAGTGAGCCGCCTCGCCCCCGGCATCGACATCCGCGGCACCGGCGGCTATCTGGTGGGCCCCGGCTCCCTCACCACCCACGGCATCTACCGCACGGCCCCCGGCACCGGCCACCTGGCCCCCGCCCCCTGTCCCAGCGCACTCCTGCGCCTCCTCGCGCCCCCCGCACGCCCCCACACCCCCACGACCCGCCCCACCGACCATCCCGGCCGAGGCCACGGCCTGGTCCAGTTCGTACTCACGGCCCAAGAAGGCCAGCGCAACACCCGCCTCTTCTGGGCCGCATGCCGTGCGTACGGGAACGGCATGGGCGCCTCCCTCGCGGACGCCCTGACAGAAGCCGCAGTCCAAGCAGGCCTCACCGAACGCGAAGCCCGCGCCACAATCGCCTCCGCAGCCCGCCTCTGCACGGCCTCCTGA
- a CDS encoding S1C family serine protease, with product MSTENEGTAVPAAPSEPPVPAAAPGTAAAPESTPEPGGGSAYDQSAPAPEPPAHTPTSQHGHTPAPPSPPQHAHAGAQAGTAQTQGAGPGWPPPPPAMPSYGGEAGGGAAWGSPMAPVPPAQKKRRTGGLVAAVLVAALVAGGVGGGIGYWAADRNDDSTDSTTLSAAGNPKDFKRDAGTVAAVAAKALPSVVTIQAQGGDGEAGTGTGFVYDKQGHIVTNDHVVASAADSGELSVTFSNGKKYNAGVVGRAQGYDIAVLKLKNAPSSLAPLPLGNSDQVAVGDSTIAIGAPFGLSNTVTTGIISAKNRPVASGDGQGSKASYMSALQTDASINPGNSGGPLLDSRGAVIGINSAIQSAGTGGGFGQSQAGSIGLGFAIPVNQADTVAQQLIKTRQPVYPVIGATVSMDEKSEGGATIADTGADGSAAIQPDGPAAKAGLKPGDVITKLGDRAIDSGPTLISEIWTHKPGDKVMLTYERDGKTSMVEVTLGQRKGDG from the coding sequence GTGAGCACAGAGAACGAGGGCACTGCGGTTCCGGCCGCCCCGTCTGAACCTCCCGTGCCGGCGGCCGCTCCCGGGACCGCTGCCGCGCCGGAGAGCACCCCGGAACCGGGCGGCGGCAGCGCTTACGACCAGTCGGCACCTGCGCCGGAACCGCCGGCGCACACCCCCACCTCCCAGCACGGCCACACCCCTGCCCCTCCCTCTCCCCCTCAGCACGCGCATGCCGGCGCCCAGGCCGGGACCGCGCAGACCCAGGGCGCCGGTCCCGGATGGCCGCCGCCTCCGCCGGCGATGCCCTCGTACGGCGGCGAAGCCGGGGGAGGCGCAGCATGGGGGTCGCCCATGGCGCCCGTACCGCCCGCGCAGAAGAAGCGGCGTACCGGCGGCCTGGTCGCCGCGGTGCTGGTCGCGGCGCTGGTCGCAGGCGGTGTCGGCGGGGGCATCGGGTACTGGGCCGCGGACCGCAACGACGACTCCACCGACTCGACCACCCTCTCGGCCGCAGGCAACCCGAAGGACTTCAAGCGCGACGCGGGCACCGTCGCGGCGGTCGCGGCAAAGGCACTCCCGAGTGTCGTGACGATCCAGGCACAGGGAGGGGACGGCGAGGCCGGTACGGGCACCGGTTTCGTCTACGACAAGCAGGGCCACATCGTCACCAACGACCACGTGGTGGCGTCCGCGGCCGACAGCGGTGAACTGTCCGTCACGTTCTCCAACGGCAAGAAGTACAACGCCGGGGTGGTCGGCCGTGCGCAGGGTTACGACATAGCTGTGCTGAAGCTGAAGAACGCCCCTTCGAGCCTGGCCCCGCTGCCGTTGGGCAACTCGGACCAGGTCGCCGTCGGGGACTCGACGATCGCCATCGGAGCGCCCTTCGGCCTGTCGAACACGGTCACGACCGGCATCATCAGCGCCAAGAACCGCCCGGTGGCCTCGGGCGACGGCCAGGGCAGCAAGGCCTCGTACATGAGCGCACTGCAGACCGACGCCTCGATCAACCCGGGTAACTCCGGCGGCCCGCTGCTCGATTCGCGCGGCGCTGTCATCGGCATCAACTCGGCCATCCAGTCCGCCGGTACAGGCGGCGGCTTCGGCCAGTCACAGGCGGGCTCGATCGGCCTCGGCTTCGCGATCCCGGTCAACCAGGCGGATACGGTCGCCCAGCAGCTGATCAAGACGCGTCAGCCGGTCTACCCGGTGATCGGCGCGACGGTCTCCATGGACGAGAAGAGCGAGGGCGGCGCCACGATCGCGGACACCGGCGCCGACGGCTCAGCGGCGATCCAGCCCGACGGCCCGGCCGCCAAGGCCGGCCTCAAGCCGGGCGATGTCATCACGAAGCTCGGCGACCGGGCGATCGACAGCGGCCCGACCCTGATCAGCGAGATCTGGACGCACAAGCCGGGCGACAAGGTCATGCTGACGTACGAACGCGACGGCAAGACGTCCATGGTCGAAGTAACCCTGGGCCAGCGCAAGGGCGACGGCTGA
- a CDS encoding glycerophosphodiester phosphodiesterase, giving the protein MTHARQHTIQVVAHRGASEDAPEHTLAAYTKAIEDGADALECDVRLTADGHLVCVHDRRVNRTSNGRGAVSALELADLAALDFGSWKDRDESPDWDPDRDPDHGLTSVLTLERLLELVTDSGRHIELAIETKHPTRWAGQVEERLLHLLKRFGLDVPEAAGPSPVRIMSFSARSLHRVAAAAPTIPTVYLMQFVSPRLRDGRLPAGARIAGPGMRIVRNHPGYIARLHRAGHRVHVWTVNEPEDVDLCVRLGVDAIITNRPKQVLSQLGRL; this is encoded by the coding sequence GTGACCCACGCACGGCAGCACACCATCCAAGTCGTCGCTCATCGCGGGGCCTCCGAGGACGCCCCCGAGCACACCCTGGCCGCGTACACGAAGGCCATCGAGGACGGCGCGGACGCCCTCGAATGCGATGTACGGCTCACCGCGGACGGGCACCTCGTCTGCGTGCACGACCGCCGGGTGAACCGTACGTCCAACGGCCGCGGCGCCGTATCGGCCCTCGAACTGGCCGACCTCGCCGCCCTGGACTTCGGCTCGTGGAAGGACCGCGACGAGTCCCCGGACTGGGATCCCGACCGGGATCCGGATCACGGCCTCACCTCCGTGCTCACCCTTGAGCGGCTCTTGGAACTGGTCACGGACTCCGGCCGCCACATCGAGCTCGCCATTGAGACGAAGCACCCCACCCGCTGGGCCGGCCAGGTCGAGGAGCGGCTCCTCCACCTGCTGAAGCGCTTCGGCCTGGACGTCCCCGAAGCCGCCGGACCCTCGCCCGTACGCATCATGAGTTTCTCGGCGCGCTCGCTGCACCGCGTCGCCGCCGCCGCACCGACGATCCCGACCGTCTATCTGATGCAGTTCGTGTCGCCGCGACTGCGCGACGGACGACTTCCGGCCGGCGCGCGGATCGCCGGGCCCGGGATGCGGATCGTCCGGAACCACCCCGGCTACATCGCGCGGCTGCACCGCGCGGGGCACCGGGTGCACGTATGGACGGTGAACGAGCCCGAAGACGTCGATCTCTGTGTACGTCTCGGTGTGGACGCAATTATTACGAATCGCCCGAAACAGGTGCTGTCTCAATTGGGCCGCCTCTGA
- a CDS encoding ATP-binding protein: MRHCPTPGRFPVQAIGAFTSWRGAKEVSGVAFVVAREVPTSSSMAVPHGPAGVGEARHRMRDELRVNGVSESVIDDAVLILSELLSNACRHGRPLGQAEVGDGDIRAAWRVDRAGRLTVEVTDGGGPTRPVPATPSVTARGGRGLNIISALAQDWGVRDSASGEVTVWVKVTEGHRHDDFATRVTSPGMDFAATFEDLD; the protein is encoded by the coding sequence GTGCGTCACTGCCCGACGCCTGGCCGGTTTCCGGTCCAGGCCATTGGGGCATTCACTTCGTGGCGTGGGGCGAAGGAGGTCTCGGGGGTGGCGTTTGTGGTGGCACGGGAAGTGCCCACGTCGTCGAGCATGGCCGTACCCCATGGCCCTGCGGGCGTGGGTGAGGCGAGACATCGCATGCGCGATGAGCTGCGCGTGAACGGGGTGTCCGAATCGGTCATTGACGATGCCGTACTGATCCTTTCCGAACTGCTCAGCAATGCCTGCCGCCATGGCAGACCGCTGGGGCAGGCGGAGGTCGGTGACGGTGACATCCGCGCCGCATGGCGCGTCGACAGAGCAGGCAGGCTGACCGTCGAAGTGACGGACGGAGGCGGTCCGACCCGACCGGTTCCGGCCACACCTTCGGTCACCGCGCGCGGCGGCCGCGGGCTCAACATCATCAGTGCGCTGGCACAGGACTGGGGTGTACGGGACAGCGCGTCCGGCGAAGTCACGGTGTGGGTAAAAGTGACGGAGGGGCATCGTCACGACGACTTCGCTACGCGCGTCACAAGCCCCGGGATGGACTTCGCGGCCACGTTCGAAGACCTGGACTGA
- a CDS encoding DUF5926 family protein, with protein sequence MAKKRPQPARGTKPQAQVSSGEVPVVGAREPCPCGSGRRYKACHGRAASHAVTELVQRPFEGLAGESDWVALRELVPAATAPLTLKDGLPEGVPSVTLATVLPMAWPALRRDDGSVLLGLQNDTPSGDLSRDLADTLRRALTAKPGTPVAAERAPADGPRLQDLLDPDAAFEPTVHSGFEFWVPDAENATPDVSASLERANAAAIPTVRLTGVDAAYWCETPEKNHLRWVMPYAEEQLLDALARLHAAGTSSLGEGTRLVGSFRAHGLMVPVWDLPSEVTAQDIEKPAAELAERLAAALTSDAPLTPEERRARGGLTNRQVTLS encoded by the coding sequence ATGGCCAAGAAGCGCCCCCAGCCCGCAAGGGGAACCAAGCCGCAGGCTCAGGTATCCAGCGGGGAGGTGCCGGTAGTCGGGGCCCGCGAGCCCTGCCCGTGCGGTTCCGGCCGTCGCTACAAGGCCTGCCACGGCCGCGCCGCCTCGCACGCCGTGACCGAGCTGGTCCAGCGCCCCTTCGAGGGCCTGGCCGGCGAGAGCGACTGGGTCGCCCTGCGCGAGCTGGTGCCCGCGGCGACCGCCCCGCTGACGCTGAAGGACGGGCTGCCCGAAGGGGTCCCCTCCGTCACGCTGGCGACCGTACTGCCGATGGCCTGGCCCGCCCTGCGCCGCGACGACGGCTCCGTCCTGCTCGGCCTGCAGAACGACACGCCGTCCGGCGACCTCAGCCGCGATCTCGCCGACACCCTCCGGCGCGCACTGACCGCCAAGCCCGGCACCCCGGTCGCCGCCGAGCGCGCGCCGGCCGACGGGCCCCGCCTCCAGGACCTGCTCGACCCCGATGCGGCCTTCGAGCCCACCGTGCACTCGGGCTTCGAATTCTGGGTTCCGGACGCGGAGAACGCGACGCCCGACGTGAGCGCGTCGCTGGAGCGCGCCAACGCGGCCGCGATCCCGACGGTCAGGCTGACCGGCGTCGACGCCGCGTACTGGTGCGAGACCCCCGAGAAGAACCACCTGCGCTGGGTCATGCCCTACGCCGAGGAGCAGCTGCTCGACGCCCTCGCCCGGCTGCACGCCGCCGGTACGTCGTCGCTCGGCGAAGGCACCCGACTGGTCGGCTCCTTCCGGGCGCACGGGCTGATGGTTCCGGTCTGGGACCTGCCGAGCGAGGTCACGGCACAGGACATCGAGAAGCCCGCCGCAGAGCTCGCGGAGCGGCTCGCAGCGGCGCTCACGTCGGACGCCCCGCTGACTCCGGAGGAGCGCCGGGCGCGGGGCGGGCTCACCAACCGCCAGGTGACGCTCAGCTGA